Proteins encoded within one genomic window of Bacillus thuringiensis:
- a CDS encoding YjcZ family sporulation protein produces MGYGGSCGEGCGFAGGFALLVVLFILLIIIGCSCFC; encoded by the coding sequence ATGGGATATGGTGGTAGTTGCGGCGAAGGCTGCGGTTTCGCAGGAGGATTTGCTTTATTAGTTGTATTATTTATTCTCTTAATCATTATCGGATGCAGTTGTTTCTGCTAA
- a CDS encoding LCI fold-containing protein: MFKKLVVGVLATGIALTGGIGAASADTQKAVSSPKQATCSIPYEYSNGKFKRTLYYSNGVYANSFNENVCGGTITWYLKHVQNGVAFYEGNLK, encoded by the coding sequence ATGTTCAAGAAATTAGTAGTGGGAGTATTAGCAACTGGTATTGCATTAACAGGAGGAATTGGAGCGGCTTCAGCTGATACGCAAAAAGCTGTGAGCTCTCCGAAGCAAGCAACATGCTCAATTCCTTATGAGTATTCTAACGGTAAATTCAAAAGAACTCTTTATTACTCAAATGGAGTATATGCTAATAGTTTTAATGAAAATGTTTGTGGCGGGACGATTACGTGGTATTTAAAGCATGTTCAAAATGGAGTTGCTTTTTACGAAGGTAATTTAAAATAG